A region of Beijerinckia sp. 28-YEA-48 DNA encodes the following proteins:
- the rnhA gene encoding ribonuclease HI: MTGRATIFTDGACSGNPGPGGWGAILQWGERSKEMSGGEAETTNNRMELTAAIMALEALTRPCNVDLYTDSQYVRGGVTGWIKNWKRNGWRTADKKPVKNADLWQRLDAAEQPHNVAWHWVKGHAGHEMNERADELAREGMAPYKSKARSA; the protein is encoded by the coding sequence ATGACCGGGCGGGCTACGATTTTTACCGACGGCGCCTGCTCGGGCAATCCGGGGCCGGGCGGCTGGGGTGCCATTCTGCAATGGGGTGAGCGCAGCAAGGAAATGTCCGGCGGCGAAGCCGAGACGACCAATAACCGTATGGAATTGACCGCGGCGATCATGGCGCTCGAGGCGCTGACGCGTCCCTGCAATGTCGATCTCTATACCGATTCCCAATATGTGCGCGGTGGCGTCACCGGCTGGATCAAGAATTGGAAGCGCAACGGCTGGCGCACGGCCGATAAAAAGCCGGTGAAGAATGCCGACCTGTGGCAACGCCTCGATGCGGCGGAACAACCGCACAATGTCGCGTGGCATTGGGTGAAGGGGCATGCCGGTCACGAGATGAACGAACGCGCCGATGAACTGGCCCGCGAAGGCATGGCGCCCTACAAGTCTAAGGCTCGATCAGCCTAG
- the murA gene encoding UDP-N-acetylglucosamine 1-carboxyvinyltransferase codes for MDRIRIVGGQKLNGSIPISGAKNAALPLMIASLLTKETLVLENVPRLADVRMLIRILGNHGVDHMIDGKRNGDSANAGQTIRFTAGDIVDTVAPYELVSRMRASFWVLAPLVARMGEARVSLPGGCAIGTRPVDFLLLAMEKLGAQIDIDSGYVVAKAPKGLRGGEIHFPKVTVGGTHTALMGAVLAHGDSLIRNAASEPEVTDLANCLVKMGARIKGIGTSELEVSGVGSLSGAQHAVLPDRIEAGTFAMAVAMAGGDVFLENVRPDLLQSALDHLSQAGATVTSNNHGIRIQRNGAGIAPVDVTTDPFPGFPTDLQAQFMALMTRSSGTSRVTETIFENRFMHVQELARLGAKIRLDGDTAIVEGVPKLKGAPVMATDLRASVSLVIGALAAEGETTVHRVYHLDRGFERLEHKLAGCGAMIERVSDPG; via the coding sequence ATGGACCGGATTCGAATCGTCGGCGGGCAGAAACTTAACGGCTCAATTCCAATTTCGGGGGCAAAGAACGCGGCACTGCCGCTGATGATCGCCTCTCTGTTGACCAAGGAAACCCTGGTTCTGGAGAACGTGCCGCGTCTGGCCGACGTGCGCATGTTGATCCGCATCCTCGGCAACCATGGCGTCGATCACATGATCGATGGCAAGCGCAACGGCGACAGCGCCAATGCCGGCCAGACCATCCGCTTCACCGCAGGCGATATCGTCGACACCGTCGCCCCCTATGAACTGGTCTCACGCATGCGCGCCAGCTTCTGGGTGCTGGCGCCGCTTGTGGCGCGCATGGGCGAAGCGCGGGTGTCGCTTCCGGGCGGTTGCGCCATCGGCACGCGCCCGGTCGATTTCTTGCTGCTGGCCATGGAAAAGCTTGGCGCGCAGATCGATATCGACAGTGGCTACGTGGTCGCCAAGGCGCCGAAAGGCCTGCGCGGGGGCGAAATTCATTTCCCCAAAGTCACGGTCGGCGGCACCCATACGGCGCTGATGGGCGCTGTGTTGGCGCACGGCGACTCGCTGATCCGCAATGCCGCCAGCGAGCCGGAAGTGACCGATCTCGCCAATTGCCTTGTCAAAATGGGTGCGCGCATCAAGGGCATCGGCACGTCCGAGCTGGAAGTTTCCGGTGTTGGTTCGCTCAGCGGCGCCCAGCATGCGGTTTTGCCCGATCGCATCGAGGCTGGCACCTTCGCCATGGCGGTGGCGATGGCCGGTGGCGATGTCTTCCTCGAAAACGTCCGGCCTGATCTACTGCAATCGGCGCTCGATCACTTGTCGCAAGCGGGCGCCACCGTCACCTCGAACAATCATGGCATCCGCATTCAGCGCAATGGCGCGGGCATCGCGCCGGTCGATGTGACCACCGATCCGTTCCCCGGCTTCCCGACCGATCTGCAGGCCCAGTTCATGGCCTTGATGACCCGCTCCTCGGGCACGTCGCGGGTCACCGAGACGATTTTCGAGAACCGTTTCATGCACGTGCAGGAACTGGCCCGGCTTGGCGCCAAAATCCGGCTTGATGGCGATACGGCAATTGTCGAGGGCGTGCCGAAGCTGAAGGGGGCGCCGGTGATGGCGACGGACCTGCGCGCCTCGGTGTCTCTTGTCATCGGCGCGTTGGCGGCGGAAGGTGAGACGACGGTCCATCGCGTCTACCATCTTGATCGCGGCTTCGAGCGGCTTGAGCATAAGCTGGCAGGCTGCGGCGCGATGATCGAACGCGTGAGCGATCCGGGCTAG
- a CDS encoding low molecular weight phosphatase family protein, whose translation MSDPAPSPFASRKRPQSLLFACTFNAVRSPMAEAIGRSLFPREVFFASVGVRPGELDPFAVAAMAEIGIDITRHVPRTFDDLEDDNFDMIISLSPEAHHTTLDYIRTMAVDALYWPTIDPTAVHGSREQRLEAYRSVRDGLMERITEMFRHG comes from the coding sequence ATGAGCGATCCCGCTCCCTCGCCCTTTGCCTCACGCAAACGCCCGCAATCGCTGCTGTTTGCTTGCACCTTCAATGCGGTCCGCTCGCCCATGGCCGAGGCGATCGGCCGCAGCCTGTTCCCGCGCGAGGTCTTCTTTGCCTCGGTTGGCGTGCGCCCGGGCGAGCTGGACCCCTTCGCCGTGGCGGCCATGGCCGAAATCGGCATCGATATCACCCGCCATGTGCCGCGCACCTTCGATGATCTTGAAGATGACAATTTTGATATGATTATCAGCCTGTCGCCCGAGGCTCACCACACGACGCTGGACTATATTCGCACCATGGCGGTTGATGCGTTATACTGGCCAACGATCGATCCGACGGCCGTGCACGGGTCGCGCGAGCAACGGCTCGAAGCCTATCGCAGCGTGCGCGATGGTTTGATGGAAAGAATCACAGAGATGTTCCGCCACGGTTAG
- the ispH gene encoding 4-hydroxy-3-methylbut-2-enyl diphosphate reductase — protein sequence MSERPKLQILLCAPRGFCAGVVRAIDTVERALELYGAPVYVRHEIVHNRYVVDSLRAKGAIFVDHLDEIPDTEAPVIFSAHGVPRAVPEAARQRNFLTIDATCPLVTKVHREAEIHARRGRTVILIGHDGHPEVEGTMGQLPDGAVVLVETVADVERLALPNPANLAWATQTTLSVDDTREIVEALTQRFPDIVGPHKEDICYATTNRQDAVKAVATQVEAMIVVGAPNSSNSLRLREVAERAGCAISLLVERASDIDWPVLQKVTRVGISAGASAPEVLVEEILDGFRAHFDVTVETVVTAQEGVHFPPPRELRQRA from the coding sequence ATGAGCGAACGCCCGAAACTTCAGATTCTGCTTTGTGCCCCGCGCGGCTTTTGCGCCGGGGTTGTGCGCGCCATTGACACCGTGGAGCGGGCGCTGGAGCTGTATGGGGCGCCGGTCTATGTCCGTCACGAGATCGTCCATAACCGTTACGTGGTCGACAGCCTGCGCGCCAAGGGCGCGATCTTCGTCGATCATCTCGATGAAATTCCCGATACCGAGGCGCCGGTCATCTTTTCCGCCCATGGTGTGCCAAGGGCGGTGCCGGAAGCGGCGCGCCAGCGCAATTTCCTCACCATCGACGCCACCTGTCCGCTTGTCACCAAGGTGCACCGCGAGGCGGAGATCCATGCCCGGCGTGGGCGCACGGTCATCCTCATCGGTCATGACGGCCATCCCGAGGTCGAGGGCACGATGGGACAATTGCCCGACGGCGCCGTCGTGCTCGTCGAGACCGTCGCCGATGTCGAACGGTTGGCGCTGCCCAATCCGGCAAATCTCGCCTGGGCGACGCAGACCACCTTATCGGTTGATGATACCCGCGAGATCGTCGAAGCGCTGACCCAACGTTTCCCGGATATCGTCGGCCCACACAAGGAAGACATCTGCTACGCCACCACCAACCGGCAAGACGCGGTAAAGGCCGTGGCCACCCAGGTTGAGGCGATGATCGTCGTCGGCGCGCCGAATTCGTCCAATTCGCTGCGCTTGCGCGAAGTGGCCGAGCGCGCTGGCTGCGCCATTTCGCTTCTGGTCGAGCGGGCTTCCGACATCGACTGGCCAGTACTGCAAAAGGTGACGCGGGTCGGCATTTCGGCGGGCGCCTCGGCGCCGGAAGTTCTGGTCGAGGAAATTCTCGACGGCTTCCGGGCGCATTTCGACGTGACGGTGGAAACCGTGGTGACGGCGCAGGAGGGCGTGCATTTCCCGCCGCCGCGTGAATTGCGCCAGCGCGCCTAA
- a CDS encoding DMT family transporter, with the protein MLGLSAAFAWASSWIFSWIFPWSWAFFTIGASAAQTARNAMQRDLTATLGTAGATYVRFLFSLPFIAVLFLIETAVIGLNPPHLSAASLTWLLVGALAQALATGLMLAGMKTRSFVVVTAYTKTEPIILAIFGAMFLGDHLSPAAIAAVIIATAGVMLMSWPKRAAGTPTSKGEWQSAALGLAGGAFFALSATCYRGGLIGLDGSNVVIIATTALLAAQLMQCALIIVYLALFDRTLLKAIIIHWRKSLFAGGMGALASQLWLMAFTLTSAAAVRTLALVEVLMAQVVTRRMFRQGTSRREYIGMALIVSGIVLLLHG; encoded by the coding sequence ATGCTGGGTTTGTCGGCCGCCTTCGCATGGGCCTCGTCCTGGATTTTCTCTTGGATTTTTCCTTGGTCTTGGGCCTTTTTCACCATCGGCGCCTCGGCCGCCCAGACCGCGCGCAACGCCATGCAGCGCGACCTCACTGCCACCCTCGGCACGGCCGGGGCCACCTATGTCCGCTTTCTGTTCAGCCTGCCGTTCATCGCTGTCCTGTTCCTGATTGAAACAGCGGTCATCGGCCTGAATCCGCCGCATCTGTCGGCGGCCAGCCTGACCTGGCTGCTCGTCGGCGCGCTGGCGCAGGCCTTGGCGACGGGCCTGATGCTGGCCGGCATGAAGACACGCTCCTTTGTGGTGGTCACCGCCTATACGAAGACGGAACCGATCATCCTGGCGATTTTCGGCGCCATGTTTCTGGGCGATCACCTGTCGCCAGCGGCGATCGCCGCCGTGATCATCGCCACCGCCGGCGTCATGCTGATGTCTTGGCCAAAACGCGCCGCCGGGACACCAACCAGCAAAGGCGAATGGCAATCGGCAGCCCTGGGGCTGGCGGGCGGCGCCTTCTTCGCTCTTTCAGCCACTTGCTATCGCGGTGGCCTGATCGGCCTCGATGGATCAAATGTCGTCATCATCGCCACCACGGCCTTGCTCGCCGCGCAGCTGATGCAATGCGCCTTGATCATCGTCTATCTCGCACTCTTTGATCGCACCTTGCTGAAAGCGATCATCATACACTGGCGCAAGTCGCTGTTTGCCGGCGGCATGGGCGCGCTCGCTTCGCAGCTGTGGTTGATGGCCTTCACCCTCACCTCCGCCGCCGCCGTGCGCACGCTGGCGCTCGTTGAAGTGCTGATGGCGCAGGTGGTGACCCGCCGGATGTTTAGGCAAGGCACGTCACGGCGCGAATATATTGGTATGGCGCTGATCGTGAGTGGCATCGTTCTGCTGCTGCACGGCTGA
- a CDS encoding mechanosensitive ion channel family protein: MPLTDALAQVERLIAFFPIWLVDLSGLMLFGVLAIVAHRIIFQRLTIMVANRDLFWRSLVSRTQGPSRLFAIMVALALAQAVLPLSTGLARALAHFLTIALIILLAWMAQIAVHIWTVVYLRRFKLDAEDNLLARKHVTQSNILRRVVNLLIIIIAVAACLMTFERVWQYGLSLLASAGAAGVVIGLALQPVLKNLFAGIQLAITQPIRIDDALLVEGEWGNVEEITSTYVVIRIWDWRRMVLPLSYFIEKPFQNWTREGAALIGTVMIYLDYMVPIDELRRKVEEIARRSSLWDGKVVNVQITDFKQATMEVRILVSASTSPRTFDLRCQIREELITFLRAEYPHALPQMRLQMASDQRSAVQQQNDATHDQRHTNIFAP, from the coding sequence ATGCCCTTGACTGACGCGCTCGCCCAAGTCGAACGTCTGATCGCCTTCTTCCCCATCTGGTTGGTCGATCTGAGCGGGCTGATGCTGTTTGGCGTGCTGGCGATCGTCGCCCATCGCATCATTTTTCAGCGCCTGACCATCATGGTCGCCAATCGCGATCTGTTCTGGCGCTCGCTGGTGTCGCGCACCCAGGGGCCTTCGCGCCTGTTCGCCATCATGGTGGCGTTGGCGCTGGCTCAAGCCGTTTTGCCGCTGTCGACCGGGTTGGCGCGAGCTCTGGCGCATTTTCTGACCATCGCCTTGATCATTTTGCTGGCGTGGATGGCGCAGATCGCGGTGCATATCTGGACGGTGGTTTATCTGCGCCGTTTCAAGCTCGATGCGGAAGACAATCTGCTGGCGCGCAAGCATGTCACCCAATCGAACATCCTGCGCCGCGTCGTCAATCTGCTGATCATCATTATCGCGGTCGCCGCCTGCCTGATGACCTTCGAGCGCGTCTGGCAATATGGCCTCAGTCTGCTCGCTTCCGCTGGTGCTGCCGGCGTTGTCATCGGTCTGGCGCTGCAGCCAGTGTTGAAGAATCTGTTCGCCGGCATTCAGCTTGCCATCACCCAGCCGATCCGTATCGACGATGCACTGCTCGTTGAAGGTGAGTGGGGCAATGTCGAGGAGATCACCTCGACCTATGTGGTCATCCGCATCTGGGATTGGCGCCGGATGGTGCTGCCGTTGAGCTATTTCATCGAGAAGCCGTTCCAGAACTGGACGCGCGAAGGCGCGGCGCTCATCGGTACGGTGATGATCTATCTCGATTATATGGTGCCGATCGATGAATTGCGCCGCAAGGTCGAGGAGATCGCCCGTCGCTCGTCGCTGTGGGACGGCAAAGTGGTCAATGTGCAGATCACTGATTTTAAACAGGCGACCATGGAAGTGCGCATTCTCGTCAGCGCCTCGACGTCGCCGCGCACCTTCGATCTGCGTTGCCAGATCCGTGAGGAACTGATCACGTTTCTACGTGCCGAATATCCGCACGCCCTGCCGCAGATGCGCTTGCAGATGGCGAGCGATCAGCGTTCAGCCGTGCAGCAGCAGAACGATGCCACTCACGATCAGCGCCATACCAATATATTCGCGCCGTGA
- a CDS encoding DUF2948 family protein — translation MNAPTKTFSEPLRLFALDGEDVEVLSAAMQDAIFRVADMTYLPAQRRFALVGCRFDWLAAAAGKPERTRAGLHFDSVQKAALSGFDQHNRETTLNLLGITFAEDEAPGGIVDLVFSGGAAVRLHVECIDAQLRDLGGRWPARAVPGHPLGETDK, via the coding sequence ATGAACGCGCCGACGAAAACATTCTCCGAACCGCTCCGCCTGTTCGCTCTCGACGGCGAGGACGTGGAAGTGTTGTCGGCCGCCATGCAGGACGCCATCTTCCGCGTCGCCGACATGACCTATCTGCCGGCGCAGCGCCGTTTCGCGCTGGTCGGCTGTCGGTTCGACTGGTTGGCGGCGGCGGCGGGCAAGCCGGAACGCACACGCGCGGGCTTGCATTTCGACAGCGTGCAGAAGGCGGCCCTGTCCGGCTTCGATCAGCATAACCGTGAGACGACGCTCAATCTGCTGGGGATCACCTTCGCCGAAGACGAAGCGCCTGGCGGCATTGTCGACCTCGTGTTCTCCGGCGGTGCGGCGGTGCGTTTGCATGTCGAATGTATCGATGCGCAACTGCGCGATCTTGGTGGGCGCTGGCCGGCGCGCGCCGTGCCCGGGCACCCGCTCGGCGAAACCGATAAATAA
- a CDS encoding homoserine kinase, which translates to MAVYTEISDEDLAVFLVGYELGGLLSCKGIAEGVENSNYLLHCEAGFFILTLYERRVVEADLPFFLGLMEHLARRGVNCPLPVHNRRGDALGRLAGRPAVIVTFLDGMSVRRPGVQHCAQIGETLAQLHDAGRDFELKRANALSVGGWNPLFRTAEARADSVLPGLAVMVADELSHLERAWPQQLPAGVIHADLFPDNAFFLGPKLSGVIDFYFACNDALAFDLAICLNAWCFEADMSFNITKGMAMIDGYQKIRPLSGAEKEALPLLARGAALRFLLTRLVDWLNVPDGALVRPKDPIEYVKKLRFHQQVQSVRDYGLLK; encoded by the coding sequence ATGGCCGTCTACACTGAAATTTCCGACGAAGACCTTGCGGTCTTTCTCGTGGGCTACGAGCTTGGTGGCCTGCTGTCCTGCAAGGGTATCGCCGAGGGCGTCGAGAATTCGAATTATCTGCTTCATTGCGAGGCCGGTTTCTTCATTCTCACGCTCTACGAGCGTCGCGTCGTCGAGGCCGATCTGCCGTTCTTTCTCGGCCTGATGGAGCATCTGGCCCGCCGTGGCGTCAATTGTCCGCTGCCCGTGCACAACCGACGGGGCGATGCACTGGGCCGCCTCGCCGGCCGCCCCGCCGTCATCGTCACCTTTCTCGATGGCATGTCGGTGCGTCGACCCGGTGTCCAGCATTGCGCTCAGATCGGTGAAACCCTGGCACAATTGCATGACGCCGGTCGCGATTTCGAGCTGAAACGAGCCAATGCGCTGTCTGTCGGCGGCTGGAATCCGCTGTTTCGCACCGCTGAAGCGCGCGCCGACAGCGTTCTGCCCGGCCTTGCGGTGATGGTTGCCGATGAGCTCTCTCATCTGGAACGCGCCTGGCCACAGCAGCTGCCCGCCGGTGTCATTCACGCCGATCTGTTTCCCGACAACGCCTTCTTCCTTGGCCCCAAATTGTCGGGCGTGATCGATTTCTATTTCGCCTGTAATGATGCTTTAGCCTTCGATCTGGCGATCTGTCTCAACGCCTGGTGTTTCGAGGCCGACATGTCCTTCAACATCACCAAGGGCATGGCGATGATTGACGGCTATCAGAAGATCCGTCCGCTCTCCGGCGCCGAGAAAGAGGCCTTGCCCTTGCTGGCGCGCGGCGCCGCCTTGCGCTTTCTTCTCACCCGGCTGGTGGACTGGCTGAACGTGCCTGATGGCGCCTTGGTGCGGCCGAAAGACCCGATCGAATATGTGAAAAAATTGCGATTCCATCAGCAGGTTCAATCCGTGCGTGACTATGGGCTGCTGAAATGA
- the msrB gene encoding peptide-methionine (R)-S-oxide reductase MsrB, whose amino-acid sequence MDTKQYPVTHTDAEWRELLTPEQFHIMREHGTEAPGSCALNYEKRSGTFTCVGCDQPLFVSKLKFESGTGWPSFNDPIEGAVETTVDRAYGMVRTEVHCSRCGSHLGHVFDDGPPPTYLRYCINGVAMNFQPA is encoded by the coding sequence ATGGATACCAAGCAATATCCGGTCACGCACACAGATGCCGAATGGCGTGAACTTCTGACGCCGGAGCAATTCCACATCATGCGCGAACACGGCACGGAAGCGCCGGGGAGCTGCGCGCTGAACTATGAGAAACGTTCGGGCACATTCACCTGTGTCGGGTGCGATCAACCGCTTTTTGTCTCGAAGCTGAAATTCGAGAGCGGCACCGGCTGGCCGAGCTTCAACGATCCGATCGAGGGCGCGGTGGAGACAACGGTCGATCGTGCCTACGGCATGGTGCGAACGGAAGTGCATTGCAGCCGCTGTGGCAGCCATCTTGGCCACGTCTTCGACGACGGCCCGCCGCCGACTTATCTGCGCTATTGCATCAATGGCGTCGCCATGAACTTCCAGCCTGCCTGA
- a CDS encoding TlyA family RNA methyltransferase: MSRRRADVVLVENGHFESRARARAAIEAGLVFANGKQVRRPSEELPEDVEIRASAPHPWVSRGGLKLVAALDGFGIDPKGRICLDVGASTGGFTEVLLARGAARVHAIDVGHGQLHARLQHDPRVLAREGTDARQLKPADFVSEAGVVEAPDLIVCDVSFISLALVLPPVLALAAPGAQLAVLVKPQFEAGPGKVNKGVVRDPLVHDAVCAKIRTLVESLGWRCLGLLPSPIEGGDGNREFLLGARRD; this comes from the coding sequence ATGTCGCGACGCCGCGCCGATGTTGTCCTGGTCGAGAACGGCCATTTCGAAAGCCGGGCGCGGGCACGGGCCGCGATCGAAGCCGGGCTGGTCTTCGCCAACGGCAAACAGGTGCGCCGGCCCTCGGAAGAACTGCCTGAGGACGTCGAAATCCGCGCCAGCGCTCCCCATCCCTGGGTATCGCGCGGCGGGCTGAAGCTGGTGGCGGCCCTGGATGGCTTCGGAATCGACCCGAAAGGCCGCATTTGCCTCGATGTTGGGGCCTCGACCGGCGGTTTTACCGAGGTTTTGCTGGCGCGCGGCGCCGCCCGTGTCCATGCCATTGATGTCGGCCATGGCCAATTGCATGCCCGCTTGCAGCACGACCCCAGGGTTTTGGCCCGCGAAGGCACCGATGCCCGGCAGCTGAAGCCGGCCGATTTCGTCTCGGAAGCCGGCGTCGTGGAAGCGCCAGATCTGATCGTCTGCGACGTCAGCTTCATTTCCCTCGCCCTGGTCCTGCCGCCGGTTCTGGCGCTGGCAGCGCCGGGGGCGCAGTTGGCGGTGCTGGTCAAACCGCAATTCGAGGCTGGGCCGGGCAAGGTCAACAAAGGCGTGGTGCGCGATCCCCTGGTGCATGACGCCGTGTGCGCGAAAATCCGCACGCTGGTCGAAAGCCTCGGCTGGCGCTGCCTGGGCCTCCTGCCCTCGCCGATCGAAGGCGGCGACGGCAACCGGGAGTTCCTGCTCGGCGCGCGGCGCGATTAA
- the hisD gene encoding histidinol dehydrogenase: MPVRLDMRDAGFEHEFTALLAMKREVSEDVDNAARAIIEDVVARGDAALVDLSLKFDRVDVAALGLRISRPEIEAAIAACDKTALEALHFAHRRILSFHQRQRPSDVHFSDEEGVELGWRWSAVEAVGLYVPGGTASYPSSVLMNAVPAKVAGVPRIVMVVPTPDGIINPLVLAAADIAGVDEIYRVGGAQAIAALAYGTQTIAPVAKIVGPGNAFVAAAKRRVFGKVGIDMIAGPSEVLILADRTANPDWIAADLLAQAEHDVAAQSLLITDDAGLADAVVGALERQLATLPRRDIAAASWRDFGAVILCARLSDAIGITDRLAPEHLEIMSADADALATKVRNAGAIFIGGHTPEAIGDYVGGSNHVLPTARSARFSSGLGVLDFMKRTSILKCSADSLRALGPAAIALGKAEGLDAHARSVSIRLNLG; encoded by the coding sequence ATGCCTGTGCGGCTGGATATGCGCGATGCTGGGTTCGAGCACGAATTCACAGCGCTGCTTGCCATGAAGCGTGAAGTGTCCGAGGACGTCGACAATGCGGCGCGCGCCATCATTGAGGATGTGGTGGCCCGCGGCGATGCGGCACTGGTGGACCTGTCGCTGAAGTTCGATCGTGTCGATGTGGCCGCTCTTGGCTTGCGCATCTCGCGCCCGGAAATCGAAGCCGCGATTGCCGCTTGCGACAAGACGGCGTTGGAAGCCTTGCACTTCGCCCATCGCCGCATTCTCAGCTTTCATCAGCGGCAACGGCCAAGCGATGTGCATTTCAGCGACGAGGAAGGCGTTGAGCTCGGCTGGCGCTGGAGCGCGGTGGAAGCGGTTGGCCTCTATGTGCCCGGTGGCACGGCGAGCTATCCCTCATCCGTGCTGATGAATGCCGTGCCGGCCAAGGTTGCCGGCGTGCCGCGCATCGTCATGGTGGTGCCGACGCCAGATGGCATCATCAATCCTTTGGTGCTCGCGGCCGCTGATATCGCCGGTGTCGATGAAATCTATCGAGTCGGCGGCGCCCAAGCCATTGCCGCGCTTGCCTATGGCACGCAGACCATTGCGCCGGTGGCGAAGATCGTCGGTCCCGGCAATGCCTTCGTTGCCGCCGCCAAGCGCCGCGTCTTTGGCAAGGTCGGCATCGACATGATCGCTGGTCCGTCGGAAGTTCTTATCCTGGCTGATCGCACCGCTAATCCCGATTGGATCGCCGCTGATCTGTTGGCTCAGGCCGAACATGACGTGGCGGCGCAATCGCTATTAATCACCGACGATGCAGGCCTGGCCGATGCGGTTGTCGGCGCGCTCGAACGGCAATTGGCGACCTTGCCGCGCCGCGACATCGCCGCTGCGAGCTGGCGCGATTTCGGCGCCGTTATTTTGTGCGCGCGCCTGTCTGATGCCATCGGCATCACCGATCGCCTCGCACCCGAACATCTTGAGATCATGTCCGCCGATGCCGATGCCTTGGCGACCAAGGTACGCAATGCCGGCGCCATTTTCATCGGCGGCCATACACCGGAGGCCATCGGCGACTATGTCGGCGGCTCCAATCACGTGCTGCCGACGGCGCGCTCGGCGCGCTTCTCGTCGGGGCTCGGCGTACTCGATTTCATGAAGCGCACGTCGATCCTCAAATGTAGTGCCGACAGTCTGCGCGCTCTCGGGCCGGCGGCCATCGCGCTGGGCAAGGCGGAAGGGCTCGATGCGCATGCGCGCTCGGTCTCCATCCGCCTCAACCTTGGATGA
- a CDS encoding UPF0262 family protein: protein MTAENARRLLSVTLDEASIGRGNADQEHERMIAIYDLIEDSNFSLPGRDDGPYALHVAIHDKKLALEVRSREGESVVTHIISLTPFRRILRDYFAICESYYAAIRTATPAQIEAIDMGRRGLHNDGAHLFAERLDGKVECDFDTARRLFTLLTALHRRG from the coding sequence ATGACCGCTGAAAATGCGCGCCGGTTGCTTTCTGTGACGCTTGACGAGGCCTCGATCGGCCGAGGCAACGCTGATCAGGAACACGAGCGCATGATCGCGATCTATGATCTGATCGAGGACAGCAATTTCAGCCTGCCGGGCCGCGACGATGGCCCCTATGCGCTACATGTCGCGATCCACGACAAGAAGTTGGCGCTCGAGGTGCGCAGCCGCGAAGGCGAGAGCGTTGTCACCCACATCATCTCGCTGACGCCGTTTCGCCGCATCCTGCGCGATTATTTCGCCATCTGCGAAAGCTATTATGCGGCGATTCGCACGGCGACCCCGGCGCAGATCGAGGCCATCGACATGGGCCGTCGCGGCCTGCACAACGATGGCGCGCATCTGTTTGCCGAGCGTCTCGATGGCAAGGTGGAGTGCGATTTCGACACCGCGCGCCGCCTGTTCACGCTTTTGACCGCGTTGCATCGGAGGGGCTGA